TTTTCCTGTTTGCTTTAAAATATAGTGCAAGCCAAAAACTGTCCGAACTTGCACTGTATTTCCTCTTGTTGTATATAAGTTTACTACCGATTTACTCCTTTGTCAATGATTTTTTGTAAACGTTTTCCATCGATGATTCCCTCCTAAGAGGAAGTCATTAAACGCCCCTCCCAGAGGGAAGCAGCAGCGAAGCTGCCATAGGGAATCTATGCCAACTTCGCGGATTCAGGGATAGCTCAGTACAGCCTGCCGCCTTCATCTATGCCGAACACCTGCAAGTAATGCCTGTACTCCTCCTGCCAGCTGTGCCAATACTTCCGGCAGGTCAGCAGCCCCTGCACAACCGCTCTCTTGTCATGAGGCATTCCACCTTCACCACGGTAAGCCTTGATTACAGCCGCCAGCCCTTCAGGCAAAAACTCTATTCCTTCCAGCTTGCTTCCCGCAGGCAGCTGCATCAGCGAGATGAAAAGCGTTTCTGCCGCCGTATTTTCCATCTTCCCGGCCGCCTCCAACGCTCCTGCTTTATCACCTGCCAGCACCCTGCCCCAAAGCTCCTGCTGTGGCACAGGAATTCCTGCCACACTGAACTCTTCCTGCAAGGCTGCCAGCAGTTCCAAATCCATCTTCTCTCCTGCCCAGTGCCAAAGCTCCCGCAAGGCCTGTGCACGTTCCTTGAAGTTCGGCATAATTTTCGTCATGAACGCCCCCGGTGGCATAAGCAGGCGCAGTCCCTGCCACATTTCAGGATTATAAGGATTGCTTGATAAGACAGGCTCCAGCCAACTCAGCGCCTCCTCCCTGCGGCCCGCCTCTGCCAGCCGCAGACCCAGACGTGGCAGGGCACGCTTCATCACGTGCTTGACCAGCTGACCTCCCTGGCAAGGGCCGCCCCCGGCAAAATCCATCAGGAGCTTGATGCCATCATCCTGCCAGCCCTCTTCCGTCAGCAACAGCCCCTCTTCACCCTTGAAATCCCCATCTTCCTGAAACGCTGCTTCGCAATGCCTGAGCCAGGACAGCTTTTCCTCCCGGTCCTTCCCCTGCTCCTTTAGGCAGTCCAGCAAGCGCCAGTACACTTCCCTGTTGCCATCTATGGCCATGGGGCCTTTCTCAAGAGCCAGTTTCCCATAGTGCTCTGCCAAAGCAAACTCCCCCAGGCCATAGCAACAATCCATGAGGTAGCGGTAATCCTCCGGCTGCTCACCGCCCTGTTTTTCAATTTTTTGCCAAAGCAATTTCAAATTGCGCTCATACTTTGCCCGCACCCGTCCCGAGGAATACCCCGTATGGCGCACGGTGAGGAAACTGCCGTCATAGAGGCGCACTTCCTTCTCACCATCCTTCAGCATTTCATGGATATTGCCCACATAGCGGCGCTGAGGCAGATTCTTCCATACTCGTACGGCAGGATAATCCAGGATAGGCTGCTCCCCCGCCTCCTCATCCACCGCCCGCACCAGCACGGAAATGGCCCCGCTGAAATTTTCCCGGTTTCTCATAGCCAGGAAATTCCGCAAGAGCTCCGGACGGTCAAAGGTTTCATCCGCATCAAGGAAGACAAGCCAATCTCCCTGGGCACAATCTATAGCCCTATTCTTGGCAGCGGCAAAGTCATCGCACCAGACAAAATCAAATACCTTGGCACCGGCTTCCTGTGCAATTTCCTTCGTCCTGTCGGTGGAGCCCGTGTCCACTACAATCATTTCATTTGCATAAACCTTGCTCTTTTCCAGCCAAAGTGGCAGTTCCCGTTCCTCATTCTTCACAATTACACAAGCGGAAATATCAAGCATCTCCGCCTCTGCCAAAACTTCCCGCCATACTTTCAGCTGTGCCTGCGCTGTTTTCCTTAACTCATCAGTAAAAAGCACAGGCTCCAGTCCCTGTGGCTCAGGCAGGTCCAGAGCTCTTGTCATGGCTTCCTCCGCCCCCCGAATATCATAAACTGCCCCCAGGCTCAGGGAAAGCTCTGCCCAAAGCTCCGGCAGTTCCGGGAAGTCCTGCACCGCCCGCCTGGCCACAGCTGCCCGTTCCTCCCTGCGCAAAGGATCCTGCCCCAGGATTTCCAGCAACAGATGATAAGAGCGGCTGGCATACACCACCTGCCTGCGCCCCTGGGCAATATCCAGCCTGGCATAGCGCTCCGCTTCAGCAGTATCATCCAGCCCATAAGCAGCCTCGGCCAGGTACATATAGAGGCTCCCCGTCTCCTTCCCCTCCGCCTGCCGCTGCTTCATCTCCTCCTGCAAAAGGGCATAATTTCTCTCGGCTTTCTCCCGGCTGAGTTCCTTACGATATCCCGTATGCTCTATGTGAAGTTCCTGCTCCCCCAGAAGTTGCAAGGACTGCAAAGGACGGCCATTGATGCACAATTCCTCATGTATGCGTCCCACATAGGCAAGCCCTTGCTGGTTCCGCACCAAGCGCAAGGCCGGAGCCGTCACGTCCATACCATCCGTGCCCAGATTGGTAAGCGGCACCAGCAATGCTTCGTTTTCCCCATACTTTTCCACGATTTTTCGTAAATTTCGAGAAGTATCCTCAGTGAAATACTCATCCGCATCCAAAAGCACCAGCCAATCCCCTGTTGCTTCCCTCAGGGCAGCATTACGAGCCTTGGCAAAGTCATTCTCCCAGGCAAAAAACAGCAGCCGCGCCCCAAACTCCTCTCCCACAGCCTTGACAGGAGAGCACACCGCCGTCTGTACCACGATTATCTCATCCACCTGACCCTCTATGCTTTCAAGCGACTTTCTAAGCTCTGCCGCCTCATCCTTTACAATATAGCAAGCCGAAATCCTCATACTCCCGCCCCCTCTTTGCCCATGATATTCGCTGTGCAAAAGAAAATCCCCTTCTTTTGCAGAAAGGGAGAAACAGAACTGTAATTTCATATCAATTCGCTATTTTCCTAAACTCCAGCAGGAATATCAGAACAGGTGACGAATATTTGCAAAGTCATTATATATATTTTTTGTTTAGGGGGAACACATGAAAAATTTAGCAATAATCCCGCTTGTTCTGGCCCTTATCATGGTCTTCAGCGGCATCGGCTTGTACAATTCCGTAAAAAGTGCCAAAATCGAAGTAGATACCCAATACGGGCAAGTGGAAAACCAAATCCAACGGCGGGCGGATCTGATTCCCAATCTGGTGAACACCGTCAAGGGCTATATGCAATATGAGGAAAAGGTCCTGACTGAGGTAACAGCAGCCCGGGCCAAAGTGGCAGGTGCCGCTTCGCCAGAGGAAATGGCAGTGGCAGACCAGGAGCTTACTGGAGCCCTTGGCAGGCTGCTGGCTGTGGTGGAAAATTATCCCACCCTGAAGTCAGATGCTCATTTCACAGAACTTATGCGGGAAATTGCCGGTTCAGAGAACCGCATTGCCGTGGCCAGGCGCGACTACAACAACGCCGTCCGTGAGTACAATATCACCGTCAGCACCTTCCCTGGCAATATCTTTGCAGGCATGATGGGCTATGGTCCTCTTGCCCCCTTTGCGGCTGATGAGGCGGCACACAGCGTGCCCCAGGTGGCATTTTGAAGGCGGCAGTACGGGCAGTCGTCTGCCTAGTAGTCATAGCTTGCATGGCTTTCCTGTGGCTGAACGAGGACACCACACCCCCTGATATCCCTTCAGCCCCCACCCAGGATATATATGTGGCAGACTTCGAGAACATGGTAGAGCCTGCGGAACGACAAAAAATCCTTTCCATCGGTCAGGATCTGGATAACCATTTTGGGGCACAACTGGTGGTGGTGACTATCGACACGCTGAACGAGGAAGATATAGAAAGCTACGCCAATCGCCTGTTCCGCACCTGGGGCATTGGCGATGCAGAAAAAAACAACGGCGTACTGTTGCTCATTGCCAAAGGTGACCGGAAGTTTCGCATCGAGGTGGGCTACGGGCTGGAGGGCGCCATCACCGATGGCTATGCCGGGGAAGTGCTGGACGGCATGAAAGGCAAATTCCGCAGCGAAGCGTATTCTGCCGGCATCTATGAAGCCTATCAAAAACTTGCCCGCAAGGTCTATGAAAACTACGGGACAGAGGTACCGTCCAGTGTGCTCACTGCTCCCCAACCTGCTATACCGGCAGAAACGCCACCGGTAGCAGAGATGGAAACAGAATGGTGGGAGGATATACTCTACTGGGGCATATCAATCATTCTGGTTCTGGTGGTAGCTTTCCTGTTCTACGGTGTAATCGGTCCACTGGTCAGCATGGCCATGCTTCTTGCCATAAATATCTTTATGAATATCCTGGGCGTCCTGCTTTATATCATCACAATGGGACACCTGGGCAGCCTGAAATGGCAATCCTATACCAATAACGATAATGACGACAATGATGACAACTTCTGGAGCGGCGGTTCCGGTGGCAGCTCAAGCTACAGTTCAAGCGACAGTTCCAGCAGCTCCAGCAGCTCCAGCAGCTCAGGCGGCTACGGCGGCGGCAGCTCCGGCGGCGGCGGCTCCTCGGGTGGCTGGTAACAAAAATTGCGTCCAAAATAAGCCCCTCGAAAGGTTTCTTCCGAGGGGCTTGCTGTTTGAATCAAAGGCTATATTCAGTTCCGCTAGCCTTGAGTCTGGCCATAGCGCGCAGGAGGGCAAGCTCGGCGCGCTTTTCGTCTATGCTCTGCTTGACTTCCGGCGTGCCGGTCTTGAATTTTTCCAGGCGCTCCCTGGCCCTGTCAAAGGCTCTCTGGGCGCGGTTTACGTCAATGTCCACGGGGGCTTCTGCCGCCGTTGCCAGTACCGTGACTTTTTCAGGAGTTACCTCCATGAAGCCGCCGGCGCAGGCTATGAGCTGCTCGTCCCTGCCGTCCTCGAACTTCACCCTCAGGGCGTGGGGCTCAAGGCCGGTGACCAGGGGGGCGTGCTTGGGCAGGATGCCCAGCTCGCCGCCGGTGGAACGGACGATGACCATGCGGACGTCCTCTGAATAGACCACCTTGTCAGGGGAAACTATCTCCAGCCTGGTTGTAGCTAAAGCCATCTAAATCAGGCCTCCTCCGCTTTCAGCTTCTTGGCCTTCTCAATGATCTCGTCAATGCCGCCTACCATGTAGAAAGCAGCCTCAGGCAGGTCGTCATGCTTGCCTTCAAGGATTTCCTTGAAGCCGCGAAGGTTTCCTTCAGAGGCACGTATTTGCCCGGAGTGCCAGTGAAGACCTCTGCCACAGCGAAGGGCTGGGAGAGGACGCGAAGGTGATGCACGCCTGCAGGACTCATATACATTATTTTCTAAATACAAAAAGATATTCATGGGCAATGAGCAAGAAATTATATTTCACGCTGTTAGTTTTCCAGTAGCCTGTGGCTCTGCAGTTGTGCTGTTCTTTGATAATAAGCTCCTTCAGGGTGAAGCCTGCTTCCTCGAAGATTTTCATTACATCGAAGGACATTGGCACCATGCACCCTTTCTTTCTGGTGTCTCCCATAAGGATAGCGCAGAATTTGTCCTTTTTCAGAACTCTGTAGCTTTCTTTCGCCACCTTTTTCATTTCCTCCAGAAAGTCTGCTATTGCCATGCGGGATAGGTCTGCCGGAATATCTTCGCTGTACTGAATAATGTTAGCATAGGGCGGGTGGGTGCATATCAAGTCTATTTGTTCGTCTTTCAGAAAGTCAAGGTTTCTGGCGTCTCCTTTTTGCAGGGTAACCCTGCCCTCTGCCCCTTCGTGCTCGAAGTCTGTCTTTTCACGGCATCTTTCCAGGGCCATATCATTGACGTCCACGCCAATAATGTTGCGGTTCAAAAGTTTTGCTTCCACCAGCGTAGTGCCGCCTCCGGCGAATTGGTCAAGGACACAATCTCCTTCTTTGGAGTAACGGAGCATGATGTTGCGGGGGATATAGGGCGACCAGTTACCCCGCCATTTTGCGTCATGTGTGGCCCAGT
This genomic interval from Selenomonas sp. AB3002 contains the following:
- a CDS encoding glycosyltransferase; amino-acid sequence: MRISACYIVKDEAAELRKSLESIEGQVDEIIVVQTAVCSPVKAVGEEFGARLLFFAWENDFAKARNAALREATGDWLVLLDADEYFTEDTSRNLRKIVEKYGENEALLVPLTNLGTDGMDVTAPALRLVRNQQGLAYVGRIHEELCINGRPLQSLQLLGEQELHIEHTGYRKELSREKAERNYALLQEEMKQRQAEGKETGSLYMYLAEAAYGLDDTAEAERYARLDIAQGRRQVVYASRSYHLLLEILGQDPLRREERAAVARRAVQDFPELPELWAELSLSLGAVYDIRGAEEAMTRALDLPEPQGLEPVLFTDELRKTAQAQLKVWREVLAEAEMLDISACVIVKNEERELPLWLEKSKVYANEMIVVDTGSTDRTKEIAQEAGAKVFDFVWCDDFAAAKNRAIDCAQGDWLVFLDADETFDRPELLRNFLAMRNRENFSGAISVLVRAVDEEAGEQPILDYPAVRVWKNLPQRRYVGNIHEMLKDGEKEVRLYDGSFLTVRHTGYSSGRVRAKYERNLKLLWQKIEKQGGEQPEDYRYLMDCCYGLGEFALAEHYGKLALEKGPMAIDGNREVYWRLLDCLKEQGKDREEKLSWLRHCEAAFQEDGDFKGEEGLLLTEEGWQDDGIKLLMDFAGGGPCQGGQLVKHVMKRALPRLGLRLAEAGRREEALSWLEPVLSSNPYNPEMWQGLRLLMPPGAFMTKIMPNFKERAQALRELWHWAGEKMDLELLAALQEEFSVAGIPVPQQELWGRVLAGDKAGALEAAGKMENTAAETLFISLMQLPAGSKLEGIEFLPEGLAAVIKAYRGEGGMPHDKRAVVQGLLTCRKYWHSWQEEYRHYLQVFGIDEGGRLY
- a CDS encoding LemA family protein, translated to MKNLAIIPLVLALIMVFSGIGLYNSVKSAKIEVDTQYGQVENQIQRRADLIPNLVNTVKGYMQYEEKVLTEVTAARAKVAGAASPEEMAVADQELTGALGRLLAVVENYPTLKSDAHFTELMREIAGSENRIAVARRDYNNAVREYNITVSTFPGNIFAGMMGYGPLAPFAADEAAHSVPQVAF
- a CDS encoding TPM domain-containing protein: MKAAVRAVVCLVVIACMAFLWLNEDTTPPDIPSAPTQDIYVADFENMVEPAERQKILSIGQDLDNHFGAQLVVVTIDTLNEEDIESYANRLFRTWGIGDAEKNNGVLLLIAKGDRKFRIEVGYGLEGAITDGYAGEVLDGMKGKFRSEAYSAGIYEAYQKLARKVYENYGTEVPSSVLTAPQPAIPAETPPVAEMETEWWEDILYWGISIILVLVVAFLFYGVIGPLVSMAMLLAINIFMNILGVLLYIITMGHLGSLKWQSYTNNDNDDNDDNFWSGGSGGSSSYSSSDSSSSSSSSSSSGGYGGGSSGGGGSSGGW
- the atpC gene encoding ATP synthase F1 subunit epsilon, producing MALATTRLEIVSPDKVVYSEDVRMVIVRSTGGELGILPKHAPLVTGLEPHALRVKFEDGRDEQLIACAGGFMEVTPEKVTVLATAAEAPVDIDVNRAQRAFDRARERLEKFKTGTPEVKQSIDEKRAELALLRAMARLKASGTEYSL
- a CDS encoding DNA methyltransferase, encoding MDTITAEKPANKKPKKIIKWEPEDFELRMTTHWTFPKRGDWATHDAKWRGNWSPYIPRNIMLRYSKEGDCVLDQFAGGGTTLVEAKLLNRNIIGVDVNDMALERCREKTDFEHEGAEGRVTLQKGDARNLDFLKDEQIDLICTHPPYANIIQYSEDIPADLSRMAIADFLEEMKKVAKESYRVLKKDKFCAILMGDTRKKGCMVPMSFDVMKIFEEAGFTLKELIIKEQHNCRATGYWKTNSVKYNFLLIAHEYLFVFRK